The following proteins are co-located in the Athene noctua chromosome 16, bAthNoc1.hap1.1, whole genome shotgun sequence genome:
- the PCK1 gene encoding phosphoenolpyruvate carboxykinase, cytosolic [GTP] — protein MPPQLKAEVNVMPKVVQGDLQSLPPEARDFIESNAKLCQPESIHICDGSEEENKKILDVMVEQGMIKKLSKYENCWLALTDPRDVARIESKTVIITQEQRDTTPIPKTGTSQLGRWMSEEDFEKAFNTRFPGCMQGRTMYVIPFSMGPIGSPLSKIGIELTDSPYVVASMRIMTRMGTAALKALSNGEFVKCLHSVGCPLPLKEPLINNWPCNPELTLIAHLPDRREIISFGSGYGGNSLLGKKCFALRIASRIAKEEGWLAEHMLILGITNPEGEKKYFAAAFPSACGKTNLAMMNPSLPGWKIECVGDDIAWMKFDEQGNLRAINPENGFFGVAPGTSVKTNPNAIKTIFKNTIFTNVAETSDGGVYWEGIDEPLPPGVTLNSWKNKDWTPDKGEPCAHPNSRFCTPASQCPIIDPAWESPEGVPIEGIIFGGRRPEGVPLVYEAFNWQHGVFIGAAMRSEATAAAEHKGKIIMHDPFAMRPFFGYNFGKYLAHWLSMAHRPAAKLPRVFHVNWFRKDSQGKFLWPGYGENSRVLEWMFNRIEGKASAKPTAIGYIPADTALNLKGLEDVNLTELFDISKEFWEKEVEEIKQYFEVQVNADLPYEIERETLALEMRIKQL, from the exons ATGCCCCCACAGTTGAAAGCTGAGGTAAACGTCATGCCCAAGGTTGTCCAGGGGGATTTGCAGAGCCTGCCTCCAGAAGCGAGGGATTTCATTGAAAGTAATGCCAAGCTGTGCCAGCCTGAGAGCATTCATATCTGTGATGgctcagaagaagaaaacaaaaaaattctggaTGTCATGGTAGAACAAGGCATGATCAAGAAGCTGAGCAAGTATGAGAACTG CTGGTTGGCTCTCACTGATCCAAGAGATGTGGCAAGAATTGAGAGCAAGACAGTCATCATCACTCAAGAACAGAGAGATACCACTCCGATCCCTAAAACTGGAACTAGCCAGCTGGGTCGCTGGATGTCTGAAGAAGATTTTGAGAAAGCCTTCAATACCAGGTTCCCAGGCTGCATGCAAG GACGGACAATGTATGTCATCCCCTTCAGCATGGGGCCTATTGGGTCTCCTTTGTCCAAGATTGGGATTGAGCTGACAGATTCACCGTACGTAGTGGCCAGCATGAGGATCATGACACGAATGGGAACAGCTGCTTTGAAAGCCCTGAGCAACGGGGAGTTTGTAAAATGCCTTCACTCAGTTGGATGTCCTCTACCACTAAAAG AACCATTAATCAACAACTGGCCGTGCAACCCGGAGTTAACGCTGATTGCCCATCTCCCGGATCGCAGAGAGATCATTTCATTTGGCAGCGGTTACGGAGGAAACTCcttactggggaaaaaatgctttgctCTCAGAATTGCCAGCAGAATCGCCAAAGAGGAGGGCTGGCTAGCTGAGCACATGCTG ATCCTGGGCATTACGAATCCAGAAGGTGAAAAGAAGTATTTTGCTGCAGCATTCCCTAGTGCATGTGGAAAAACTAACTTGGCCATGATGAACCCAAGCCTGCCAGGATGGAAAATTGAGTGCGTGGGTGATGATATTGCCTGGATGAAATTTGATGAACAAG GCAACTTAAGGGCAATTAATCCAGAAAATGGCTTTTTTGGTGTTGCACCTGGAACCTCAGTCAAAACAAACCCCAATGCTATTAAAACCATATTCAAGAACACCATCTTTACCAACGTAGCAGAAACAAGTGATGGAGGTGTCTACTGGGAAGGCATTGATGAGCCATTACCACCAGGAGTAACACTGAATTCATGGAAGAATAAGGATTGGACACCAGATAAAG GGGAACCTTGTGCTCATCCCAACTCAAGATTTTGCACTCCAGCCAGCCAGTGCCCCATCATCGACCCGGCATGGGAATCACCCGAGGGCGTGCCCATTGAAGGGATAATATTTGGAGGCCGCAGACCTGAGG GTGTGCCTCTCGTATATGAGGCCTTTAACTGGCAGCATGGAGTATTTATAGGAGCAGCTATGAGATCTGAAGcaacagcagctgctgagcacaAAG GCAAAATCATTATGCATGATCCATTTGCCATGAGACCTTTCTTTGGCTACAACTTCGGTAAATACTTGGCCCACTGGCTCAGCATGGCACATCGTCCAGCTGCAAAACTACCAAGGGTCTTTCATGTTAACTGGTTCCGGAAAGACAGCCAAGGGAAATTCCTGTGGCCTGGCTACGGAGAGAATTCCCGTGTGTTGGAGTGGATGTTCAACAGAATTGAAGGGAAAGCCTCTGCCAAGCCAACTGCCATAGGTTACATCCCTGCTGACACTGCTTTGAACTTGAAGGGTTTAGAAGATGTCAACTTGACCGAACTGTTTGATATCTCCAAAGAGTTCTGGGAAAAGGAGGTAGAAGAAATCAAACAATACTTTGAAGTGCAAGTTAATGCTGACCTTCCCTATGAAATAGAAAGGGAAACACTTGCCTTAGAGATGAGGATAAAACAGTTGTAG